The stretch of DNA CTTTATCAACTGGCACTTAAGTTCCGACAAAATGTTTACAAGCTCATTAAACAGCTTCCATCTGAGGAGCGCTATTGTTTAGACCCGCAGATGAGAAAGG from bacterium encodes:
- a CDS encoding four helix bundle protein translates to MSDDKYRLDDFELYQLALKFRQNVYKLIKQLPSEERYCLDPQMRK